Part of the Novosphingobium sp. KA1 genome is shown below.
TCTGTCAGACCCGCCTATGCCGATCTCAGCCAGTGGTATGAATCGCAGGACAAGACCTGGTTCAATCGCCAGCAGGCCGAGGCGGAGCGGTTCTTTCGCCGCATCGGTATCACCTTCAATGTCTATGGCGACGAAGCGGCCGAAGAACGGCTGATCCCCTTCGACCTCATCCCCCGCATCATCACCGCCCGCGAATGGCGCAAGCTGACGCGCGGGATCGAGCAGCGGGTGCGGGCGCTCAATGCCTTCCTGCAGGATCTCTATCACCGCCAGGAAATCGTCCGTTCGGGCCGGTTGCCGATCAGCGCCCTGCGCGACAATGTCGCCTACCTGCCGCAGATGATCGGCATGACCCCGCCCGGCGGCGTCTATACCCACATCGTCGGCATCGACCTCGTGCGCACCGGTCCCGATGAATTCATGGTGCTGGAGGACAATGCCCGCACGCCTTCGGGGGTCTCCTACATGCTGGAGAACCGCGAGACGATGATGGCGATGTTCCCGGAACTGTTCACCAAGGTTCCGGTACGCCCCGTTTCCGACTATCCGCGCCGCCTTGCCCGCAGCTTGCGCGCCTGCGCGCCGCCGGCCTTCAAGGGATCGGGGCGGCCGACGGTGGCGGTGCTGACGCCGGGCATCTACAATTCGGCCTATTTCGAACACGCCTTCCTGGCCGACCAGATGGGCGCCGAACTGGTGGAGGGCAGCGACCTGCGGGTGGTGGACGGGCGCGTCGCCATGCGCACGACCACCGGCTACAAGGCGATCGACGTGATCTACCGCCGGGTGGACGACGATTATCTCGATCCGCTGAGCTTCCAGCCCGATTCGGTGCTGGGCGTTGCCGGGATCATGGATGTCTACCGGTCGGGCGGCATCACCATCGCCAATGCCCCGGGCACCGGCATCGCTGACGACAAGGCGATCTACAGCTACATGCCCGAGATCGTCGAGTTCTATACCGGCGAGAAGCCGATCCTGCCCAATGTGCCGACCTGGCGCTGTTCGGAACCCGATGCCCTGGCCTATGTGCTCGACAACCTGTCGGACCTTGTCGTCAAGGAAGTCCACGGTTCGGGCGGCTACGGCATGCTGATCGGGCCGACCTCCTCGAAGAAGGAACTGGCCGCCTTCGAGGCCAAGCTGCGGGCCAAGCCGCACAACTACATCGCGCAGCCCACGCTGTCGCTTTCCACCGTGCCGATCTTCACCAAGGCGGGGCTCTCGCCGCGCCATGTGGACCTGCGGCCCTATGTCCTGGTCTCGCCCGACGGGATCGACATCACGCCGGGCGGGCTCACCCGCGTGGCGCTCAAGAAGGGCTCGCTGGTGGTCAATTCGTCGCAGGGCGGCGGCACCAAGGATACCTGGGTACTGGACGAATAATGCTCGGACGTGCTGCCAACGGCGTTTACTGGATGAGCCGCTACCTTGAACGGGCGGAGAATACCGCGCGGCTGATCGACGTGGGGTTCCACCTCGCGCTGACCCGCAGCGACAAGCATGCGCAGGACGAGGAGTGGAAATCGGTCCTCACCACCACCGGGCAGGTGGACGACTATGCCGCGCGCCATTCGGACTTCGGCGGGCCGCAGGTGTTCAATTACCTGCTGCGCGAGAAGGACAACCCGGCCTCGGTGCTGCGCATGATGGAGAATGCGCGCACCAATGCCCGCATGGTCCGCACCAGCCTCACCAATTCGGTGTGGGAGGCCACCAACGAAGGCTGGATGAACCTTTCCGAGCTGCTCGCGCGGCCGGTGCGCGAGGCCAACCTTGGCGAAGTGCTCACCGCGATCCGCCGGCAGGGCACGCTGGTGCGCGGCGCGCTCGAAGGCACGATGCTGCGCAACGAGGTGTTCAACTTCGCGCGCATCGGCACCTTCATCGAGCGGGCCGACAGTACCGCGCGTATCCTCGACGTGAAGTATTACGTGCTGCTCCCCTCGGTGGCCTGGGTGGGGTCCAGCCTCGACAACGTGCAGTGGGATACGCTGCTGCGCTCGGTGGCGGGCAACCGTGCCTATTCCTGGCTCAACGCCGGGGCGATGGACCCGCGCGGGATCGCCCGTTTCCTCATCCTCGACGGCCAGTTCCCGCGCAGCCTTGTGTTCTGCTACGAGAAGCTGCGCAGCAATCTCGGCGGGCTGGCCAAGGAGTACGGCGAGGAGACGTCCGCGCACGCGATCATGCGCGACACCGGCGAGATGCTCCAGCGCACCACGATCGAGGGCATCTTCGAGACCGGCCTCCATGAATTCCTCCAGGACTTCATCGGCCGCACCAGCCAGCTCGGCAACGCCATCGCCGCCGATTACCGCTTCATCGAGTAGAAGGGACAGATCCCATGCTGCTGACCGTGACCCACACCACCCGCTACACCTTCGACAGTCCGGTCATGCACGGTCTTCAGCGGCTGAAACTGCGGCCCAAGACCACGCATGGGCAGGAAGTGGTCGACTGGGCGATGGAGCTGACCGGCGCCACGGCCGAGAGCGACTACGACGACCATCATGACAGTCACACCACGCTGATCGCGATCGAACCGGGGGCGCAGGAGGTTGTCGTGACCTGCCGGGGCACCGTGCGCACGGTCGACAACAACGGCATTACCGGCCAGCACAGCGGGCTGATGCCGCTCTGGATGTTCCTGCGGCCGACCCCGCTGACCCGGGCCGGGGCGCGGGTGCGGGCGCTGGTCGAGGCGGTGGACGCGGACCCGCGCGATCCGCTGGAATTCCTCCACGCGCTCTCCGCCAAGGTGGCCGAGCGGGTCGAATACGTGCGCGGTTCCACCGATACCAAGACCACGGCGGAAGAGGCGCTGGCGGCAGGCCGGGGGGTATGCCAGGACCATGCCCATGTCCTCATCGCGGCGGGGCGGCTGCTCGAGATTCCGATGCGGTACGTCGGCGGCTATCTCAAGATGAACGACCGGGTGGAGCAGGACGCCGGGCACGGCTGGGCCGAGGCGCATATTGCGGGGCTGGGCTGGGTCGGATTCGACGTGTCCAATGCCATGTGCCCCGATGAACGGTATATTCGCGTGGCCACCGGTTGCGATTATAGTGAGGCGGCTCCGGTAACCGGGATTGCGACGGGAGGCGGGGATAGCCGTCTCGAAGTGCGTTTGTCGGTGGGCGAGAAGATGCTAGGCCAGCAGCAACAGCAGCAGTCCTCCCATGGCGGACAGCAGCAGCAAAGCGGCTGAAGCCGGGATCCCCGCGCAGGACAGGCGGGGAAGCGAAATGATCGGGGCTTAGAATTCCATGACCTATTGCGTGGGCATGATGCTGGACCGCGGGCTCGTGCTGATGAGCGACACCCGCACCAATTCCGGGGTCGACAATATCTCGACCTTCCGGAAGATGTACCATTGGCAGGTTCCCGGAGAGCGGGTGATCGCGGTGATGACGGCGGGCAATCTCGCCACCACCCAGGCGGTGATCAGCCAGCTTGAGGAACGCAACAAGGCCCCGGCGGAGCGGCACAATTCGCTGCTTGAAGCGCCGACCATGTTCCAGGTCGCCACGATCGTCGGCAACCTGCTCCAGGACGTGATCGAGGAACGCGCGGCCGACAATGGCCAGACCGCGGCGGCGGGCACCTTCAGTGCGACGATGATCGTGGCGGGCCAGATCAAGGGCATGGAGCCGCGCCTGTTCCTGATCTACCCCGAAGGCAACTTTATCGAGGCCAGCTTCGATACGCCGTTCTTCCAGATCGGCGAGACCAAGTACGGGCGCCCGATCCTGATTCGCGGCTATGAGCGCGACATGAGTTTCGAGGCGGCGGTGAAGCTGATGTGCGTCTCGTTCGATTCGACACTCAAGGCCAATCTCTCGGTCGGCATGCCGCTCGACCTGCTGGTGCTGGAAACCGATGGCTTCACCCCGCTGCACGAACGCCGGATCGAGGCCAGCGATCCTTATTTCCAGTCGATCTCGACCAGTTGGGGCGAGGCGCTGCGCCAGGCGCTGGAAGGGTTGCCGGACTATACGCTGGACGAAGCCGCGGGCGGCAGGCTCACGGGCACGGCGTGAAGCAAGCGGGTTTGGGAAACCGCGCCGCCAGCGCGGTTTAACGGCGATACCGCTCTGCCAGCGGGTTTAGCGCGGATGTCGCGCCGCCAGCAGGTTTAGCGCGGATGTCGCGCCGCCAGCAGGTTTAGCGGGGATGTCGCGCTGCCAGCGCGATTCCGGCGAGGTTCTGTTCGCGCTTGATCCAGCGGATCCGCGCGGGGCGCACGTCGCGGGCAAGCGCGATGACGCGGGAGAGATGGCCGCCGTCCTCGAGACGATCCGCGGCTTCATCCGGACGGGCAAGGGCCTGACTGGCCTGCCCGGTGATCTCCCGGGCATCGCCGATGAATTCGGCCCCGGTCAGGCCCTGCGCCTGTGCCAGTTCCAGGGCGCGGATCAGCGCCAGCCATTCGGCATCGCGGTTGGTGCCATGGCCAAGATCGTCCTCGAAATGGACGGTGCCGCGCACCACCACGGCCACCTCGATGCGGCCGGGATTGGGGCGGCAACCGCCGTCGAAGAACAGTTTGACGCGGCGGCGCACGACCATCCGGAGCCTCGGGTCAGGCGGTCGCGCGGGCCAGTCGCTGGGCCAGCGCGGCAAAGTCGGCCTCGCTCGCCTGCCAGGTCTTGGCGAACAGCCCTTGCGCGCCGAACAGCGCCCGCGGGGTGCCGTCCACGCCCTCATCGCGCCAGATGTCGGCAAGGCGCGCGGCCATCGGATCGTCGACCGGCCCCCACTTGGCGGCATTGTCGCCGCGCACGTGGCGCAGCCATGCCGCCAGCGCGGTGAGGATTGCCGGGCACTGCAGGCCCTTTTCCTGATTGGCGGCGAGCGTTTCCAGCCAGCGTTGGGGGATCTTCTGGCTGCCGTCCATTGCGATCTGGATCAGCCGGTGCTGCAGCGCGGGATTGGCGAAGCGGGCCAGCAGCGCGTCGGCATAGGCCTGAAGGTCCTGCCCCGGCGCGGCCTGGATGGTCGGCTGGGCTTCCTCGTGCATCAGCCGCTCGATCAGCGGGCGGATCGCCGGATCGCCGACTGCCTGATGGACAAAGGCATGCCCGTGTTCGAGGCCGAGATAGGCCAGCGCCGAATGCGCGCCGTTGAGCATGCGCAGCTTCGCCGCCTCGTAAGGCGCGACATCGCCGACCAGTTCGGCGCCGACATTCTCCCACTGCGGGCGAGGGCCGGCGAACTTGTCCTCGATCACCCACTGGCTGAACGGTTCGGTCATCACCGCGCCGTCGTCGTCCAGCCGGGCGAGCGTCGCCACCATCTTGCGGTCGGCGGCGGTGGTGGCGGGCACGATGCGGTCGATCATCGCGCAGGGGAACGTGCATTCCGCCGCCACCCAGGCGCCGAGATCGGCATCCTTGAGCGCGAGGTATTCGCCCATCAGCCGCTCAAGCTGGCGGCCGTTGAGGGCAAGATTGTCGCAGGAAAGCAGCGTCAGGCCGGGCAGGCCCTGTTCGCGGCGGCGGCGCAGACCCTGTTCGAGGAAGGCGTAGATGCTGCCGTGATGCGCCAGGAACGGGTCGAGCGATCCGTCGGCCGCGCGGCAATAGCCCTTTTCGGTGACGGTGAAGGTCACGATCCGGGTTTCCGGCGCGGCGATGGCCGCGATCACCGCTTCCGGATCCTCGCTGGCGACGATCACCCGCTGGACCGATCCGATCACGCGCATGCGGTTGCGCTCGGCCGAGCATTCGGTGAGCGTGTAGAGCCCGTCCTGCGGATTGAGCTGGCGCGCGACATTGGCCGAACGCAGCGAAACGCCGATGATGCCCCAGTCCCGGTCGCCCCTGGCCATCGCCCGGTCGGTATACCAGGCCTGATGCGCGCGGTGGAACGCGCCGATGCCGAAGTGGACGATGCCCGCCGCCTGCGCGCTGCGGTCATAGCCCGGGCGGGCGACGGATTCGGGCAGACGGGACAGCGTTTCGCTGGAGAGTCTCACAGACGATAGGCCTTCTTGACGAGATTGTAGGTCAGGTCACGCGCCAGTTCGGCGGCTTCCCAATCCTCGATACGATGCTCCATTACGAGTTCGGCAAGGAACCCGCAATCGATCCTGCGCGCGACATCGTGGCGGGCGGGGATCGACAGGAACGCGCGGGTATCGTCGTTGAAGCCCACGGTATTGTAGAAACCGGCGGTTTCCGTGGCCGCACGGCGGAAACGGCGCATGCCTTCGGGGCTGTCATGGAACCACCATGCCGGGCCCAGCTTCAGGCAGGGGTAGTGCCCGGCCAGCGGCGCCAGTTCGCGGGCATACGTGCTCTCATCCAGGGTGAAGAGGATCACCGAGAGGCCGGGCTCGTTGCCGTACTTGTCCAGCAAGGGCTTGAGATTGGCGACATATTCGGTGCGCGAGGGAATGTCCGCGCCCTTGTCGCGGCCGAAGCGCTCGAACACGCGGGCATTGTGGTTGCGGAAGGCGCCGGGGTGGATCTGCATGACCAGCCCGTCCTCCAGGCTCATGCCGGCCATTTCGGTGAGCATCTGCGCGCGGAACAGTTCGGCGTCCTCGGGTGTGAAGCTGCCCTTGCTGACCTTGTCGAACAGCGCTTCCGCCTCGGCGGGCGAGAGGTCGGCCGTCCTCGGCGTCGGGTGACCGTGGTCGGTGGAGGTTGCGCCCATTTGCGCGAAGAAGCGGCGGCGCTGGCGGTGCGCGGCAAGGTAGCCTTGCCAGGTGAGGCAATCCTCTCCGGTGATCCCGGAGAACTTCGCAAGGTTGTCGCGGAAGCCCTCGAATTCCGGGTCGATGACCGGATCGGGGCGATAGGCGGTGATGACCTTGCCCTGCCAGCCGCCGGGGCGGGCGTTTTCGGCGCGGATCGCGGCGTGGTGTTCCAGCGTGTCGAGCGGGCTTTCGGTCGTCGCGATCGCCTCGATGCCATAGCGGTCGAACAGCGCGCGCGGGCGGAAATCGTCCGTCGCCAGCTTTTCGGTGATGGTGTCGAAATAGAGGTCGCTGGTTTCGGCGTTCAATTGCACGCTGATGCCGAAGGCCTCGGCAAAGACCCAGTCCAGCCACATACGCGACGGGGTGCCGCGGAACAGGAAGTAGTTTTCCGCAAGCAGTCGCCACGCCGCGCGGGGATCGGCGTCGCGGTTGCGCACGCCGAGGTCCTCCATCGCGATCCCTTGCGAATAGAGCATGCGGAACACGTAGTGGTCCGGCACCAGCAGCAGCTCGGTGGCGTTGCCGAAGGTCTCGTTGCCGGCGAACCAGCGCGGATCGGTGTGGCCGTGCGGGCTGACGATCGGCAGGCCTGCCATGTGGCGGTAGAGCTCGCGCGCCAGCTTGCGGGTGGCGGGATCGGCCGGGAGCAGGCGGTCGGGGTGAAGTTCAAGGGGGCGAATGGGCATCAGTCTTCCAGAGCGGTGAAACGGAAATCGCGGAAAATGGCTTCGCCTTCACCGGCAGCATATAGGCCGGGACGCAGCATGAGGAACCCCCCACGGACATTGTGGTGGTAGCCGGAGACCTCCATGCCGCGATCAAATCGCTTCCACGTTTTCCCGCCATCGCCGGAGGTATGGTAGGAAACGATGTGGCGGCGGTTGGTCACGCGCATCTTCATGCGGCGGCCGAGCGGGTTGGCGGGGCGGCCGCGTTCCATGCCGTACTGGTGGGTGACGAAGCGGGTCTGGTCGAAGCCCAGCCCGGCGTAGAGCTTGTCGTCATAGAACAGCACGAGGCCGGCGGTGCCGCCGGGCGGAATCTCGATGTCGCATTCGAACCGGTAGCTGGTGTCGCCCGCGACCAGCAGCAGCGGCGATCCGCTCGACGGGGCGAGGCCCTTGCCCTTGAGATGCAGCGCGCCGTTCTCAACCCGCACGCGGCTGGCCTCGTCGGGCGCGGGGCGGAAGAACGACCACTTGGCGCCCATCGCCAGCGGTTTCGAAAAATCGTCCGACAGCGCCATGCCATGCGGCAGGGGCCTGGCCACTTTCGGCACCGGCAGCGGCTGCGAAAGATCGCCGCCGGTCATGCGGAACCAGCCGTCACCGGTCCATTCGATGGTATCGAGCAGGCACTGGCGGCCAAGTGTCCAGAAGCCGTTCTCGAACCCGTGGTAGAGCGTGTACCAGCGCTTGTCCGGCCCTTCGACCAGCGAGGCATGGCCGCGCGACCACCAGGCTTCGGACTGGTTTTCGGTGCGGACCAGCGGATTGCCGGGATGCTGTTCCCACGGCCCGTGGATCGACCGCGCGCGGGCGGCGATCACCATGTGGCCGGTCGGCGGGCCGGCGGTGCCGCCCACGGCGGTAAGCATGTAGAACCAGTTGCCGTGGCGGTGGATCTTGGGGCCCTCGGGCGAGAAACCCTCGACATCCCAATCCTCGGGATAGTGCCAGGGATCGTAGACATGCTCGACCTTGCCCGCCAGCGAGAGCCCGTCCTCGGTGAGCCTTACGCGGTCTCCGCCGGAAAGGAACAGCCAGCGCGAACCGTCCTCGCCCACCGCGTGGCAGGGGTCGATATGCTCGTGCAGGCCCAGCGGTTTCGGGTCGCTCCACGGGCCGTCGATGTGATCGGCCCAGATCACGTAGATCTCGTTGGGCTCCGCCTTGACCGGGATGTAGAGGAAATAGCGGCCCTTGTGTTTTTCGAGGCTCACCGCCCAGACCGAGCCGATATTGCGGGTGAGCGCGGGCTTCCGCGGCTGCCAGTTCACTAGGTCGCGGCTGTGCCAGATGGTGAGGCCGGGATAGGAATCGAAGCTGGAAAAGGTGAGGTAATAGTCCTCGCCGTCCTTGAGGATCGCCGGGTCGGGCCGGTCCCCGGAAAGCACCGGGTTGAGCATGATGCCCCCAGTGGCCGTAGCGCCGAGATCGGCAATGCGCTGGTTGTCGAACCCGCGCCGCCAATGGACGGGAGCCGGGGCGGGCGGAGGAGGAGAGTTGCCCGCCCCGGGCTCCCTTGCGGCAGCGGCTTCCCCCCGAAGCCCGCCTGCTGCAAGACCGGCGCCGCCGATCAGGGCGGCCCTTAGTGCTTCACGTCTGTCCATGCTCATTCTGTCGGTTCTCTATCCCAGGCCCTTGGTCCGCGCCCAGGCGCGCCAGAGTTCGGGCCATGCCTCCACCGGCTTGCCGATGGCCTTGCGCAGGCCAAAACCGTGGCCGCCGTGTTCGAAGAAATGCGCCTCCACCGGAATGCCGCGCGCCTTCAATGCGGCGCGCAGGCGCACGGTGTTTTCCGCCGGCACGGCGTCGTCATCCTCGGCATGGAGCAGCCAGTGCGGCGGGGCGTCGGCGGGCACGGTGCGGTCGGGCGAATAAGTCGCTTCCAGCGCAGGCGTGGGGGCGGGGCCAAGCAGCAGGTCGCGCGATCCGGCATGGGCGATGGCGGGATCCATCGAGACCACCGGATAGATCGGCGCGGCGCAGAAGGGCTTGGCGGAAAGCCGGTCCGCCGCGTCCACCGGCGCATAGACCGCAGCGGCGAAGCGGGCGGCGAGGCTGGCGCAGACATGGCCGCCGGCGGAAAAGCCCATGGCGGCAACACGCTCGGGATCGATCGCGAAGTCGCGCGCGCGGTGGCGGATCAGCCGCATGGCGCGCTGGGCATCGATCAGCGGGGTGTCGGGTCCGCTGGCCCAGCCTTCGCCGGGCAGGCGGTAGAACAGCACGAAGGCGGTGAAGCCGCGCGCGGTCAGCCAGCGCGCCATTTCGTAGCCTTCCTTGTCGACCACCACCCACTTGTAGCCGCCGCCGGGCGTCAGCAGCACCGCCGCGCCATTGGGCCGGTCGGGCCGGAACACCGCCATGCGCGGGCGGGTGATGCCGTAGACGGCGCGGTCGGTGACGAGTTCGTCGGAAGAGCGTTCGTCGACCGTTTCGGTGAGCGCTTTTGTGGGCAGGCCCGGCGCGCCCCTGGGCCAGAGGTCGATGGTCTCGGCAGGTTGGGGCAGGCCGGGGGCGCGGGGCTTGCCCGTGGCCACCGGCGGCGCGGTCTGCGCCATAGCGTCTCCGGCGACCAGGCCGGAAACGAGAGAGGCCGCCATGAACGATCGACGGTCGAAGGTCATGACGGCACTCTCCAATTTTAAGTCAGGTATTCAGAGCCATCGGGCCGGTGGCAGGGATCAGTACTTGACCCGCGCGCCGAACAGGATGGTGCGCCCGAAGTGGTTGTTCTCGTAGTTGCGCTCGGCCGTCACGTCGGTGAAGCGGTAGCGGTAGGTGTCGGTCAGGTTGTTGCCGTCGATCGACAGTTCCAGCCACTCGGTCGCCTTGTAGCGGATCGCCGCGTCGACGCTGGTGTAGGAGCCGTACCCTTCAAAGACGTTGCCGGTGGCGCTGGTGCCGTCCACGAAGGGACCGCGATAGCTGACCGAGCCACGGATGCTGAACGTGCCGTCGTCATAGTAGAGCGTGGCGTTGGCGGCTTTCTTCGACACGCCGAGCAGGGTCTGGGTATAGACCGCCGAGACGCCGGTGAGGGCGCAGGCGCCGGTCGTCGCATTGCGGGTACAGGCCGAAGTGGCGGGCCCGGTGATCGTG
Proteins encoded:
- a CDS encoding circularly permuted type 2 ATP-grasp protein, yielding MSAAGKTNFDEMLETDGSVRPAYADLSQWYESQDKTWFNRQQAEAERFFRRIGITFNVYGDEAAEERLIPFDLIPRIITAREWRKLTRGIEQRVRALNAFLQDLYHRQEIVRSGRLPISALRDNVAYLPQMIGMTPPGGVYTHIVGIDLVRTGPDEFMVLEDNARTPSGVSYMLENRETMMAMFPELFTKVPVRPVSDYPRRLARSLRACAPPAFKGSGRPTVAVLTPGIYNSAYFEHAFLADQMGAELVEGSDLRVVDGRVAMRTTTGYKAIDVIYRRVDDDYLDPLSFQPDSVLGVAGIMDVYRSGGITIANAPGTGIADDKAIYSYMPEIVEFYTGEKPILPNVPTWRCSEPDALAYVLDNLSDLVVKEVHGSGGYGMLIGPTSSKKELAAFEAKLRAKPHNYIAQPTLSLSTVPIFTKAGLSPRHVDLRPYVLVSPDGIDITPGGLTRVALKKGSLVVNSSQGGGTKDTWVLDE
- a CDS encoding alpha-E domain-containing protein translates to MLGRAANGVYWMSRYLERAENTARLIDVGFHLALTRSDKHAQDEEWKSVLTTTGQVDDYAARHSDFGGPQVFNYLLREKDNPASVLRMMENARTNARMVRTSLTNSVWEATNEGWMNLSELLARPVREANLGEVLTAIRRQGTLVRGALEGTMLRNEVFNFARIGTFIERADSTARILDVKYYVLLPSVAWVGSSLDNVQWDTLLRSVAGNRAYSWLNAGAMDPRGIARFLILDGQFPRSLVFCYEKLRSNLGGLAKEYGEETSAHAIMRDTGEMLQRTTIEGIFETGLHEFLQDFIGRTSQLGNAIAADYRFIE
- a CDS encoding transglutaminase family protein encodes the protein MLLTVTHTTRYTFDSPVMHGLQRLKLRPKTTHGQEVVDWAMELTGATAESDYDDHHDSHTTLIAIEPGAQEVVVTCRGTVRTVDNNGITGQHSGLMPLWMFLRPTPLTRAGARVRALVEAVDADPRDPLEFLHALSAKVAERVEYVRGSTDTKTTAEEALAAGRGVCQDHAHVLIAAGRLLEIPMRYVGGYLKMNDRVEQDAGHGWAEAHIAGLGWVGFDVSNAMCPDERYIRVATGCDYSEAAPVTGIATGGGDSRLEVRLSVGEKMLGQQQQQQSSHGGQQQQSG
- a CDS encoding proteasome-type protease, translated to MTYCVGMMLDRGLVLMSDTRTNSGVDNISTFRKMYHWQVPGERVIAVMTAGNLATTQAVISQLEERNKAPAERHNSLLEAPTMFQVATIVGNLLQDVIEERAADNGQTAAAGTFSATMIVAGQIKGMEPRLFLIYPEGNFIEASFDTPFFQIGETKYGRPILIRGYERDMSFEAAVKLMCVSFDSTLKANLSVGMPLDLLVLETDGFTPLHERRIEASDPYFQSISTSWGEALRQALEGLPDYTLDEAAGGRLTGTA
- a CDS encoding reverse transcriptase-like protein is translated as MVVRRRVKLFFDGGCRPNPGRIEVAVVVRGTVHFEDDLGHGTNRDAEWLALIRALELAQAQGLTGAEFIGDAREITGQASQALARPDEAADRLEDGGHLSRVIALARDVRPARIRWIKREQNLAGIALAARHPR
- a CDS encoding mannitol dehydrogenase family protein, whose product is MRLSSETLSRLPESVARPGYDRSAQAAGIVHFGIGAFHRAHQAWYTDRAMARGDRDWGIIGVSLRSANVARQLNPQDGLYTLTECSAERNRMRVIGSVQRVIVASEDPEAVIAAIAAPETRIVTFTVTEKGYCRAADGSLDPFLAHHGSIYAFLEQGLRRRREQGLPGLTLLSCDNLALNGRQLERLMGEYLALKDADLGAWVAAECTFPCAMIDRIVPATTAADRKMVATLARLDDDGAVMTEPFSQWVIEDKFAGPRPQWENVGAELVGDVAPYEAAKLRMLNGAHSALAYLGLEHGHAFVHQAVGDPAIRPLIERLMHEEAQPTIQAAPGQDLQAYADALLARFANPALQHRLIQIAMDGSQKIPQRWLETLAANQEKGLQCPAILTALAAWLRHVRGDNAAKWGPVDDPMAARLADIWRDEGVDGTPRALFGAQGLFAKTWQASEADFAALAQRLARATA
- the uxaC gene encoding glucuronate isomerase, giving the protein MPIRPLELHPDRLLPADPATRKLARELYRHMAGLPIVSPHGHTDPRWFAGNETFGNATELLLVPDHYVFRMLYSQGIAMEDLGVRNRDADPRAAWRLLAENYFLFRGTPSRMWLDWVFAEAFGISVQLNAETSDLYFDTITEKLATDDFRPRALFDRYGIEAIATTESPLDTLEHHAAIRAENARPGGWQGKVITAYRPDPVIDPEFEGFRDNLAKFSGITGEDCLTWQGYLAAHRQRRRFFAQMGATSTDHGHPTPRTADLSPAEAEALFDKVSKGSFTPEDAELFRAQMLTEMAGMSLEDGLVMQIHPGAFRNHNARVFERFGRDKGADIPSRTEYVANLKPLLDKYGNEPGLSVILFTLDESTYARELAPLAGHYPCLKLGPAWWFHDSPEGMRRFRRAATETAGFYNTVGFNDDTRAFLSIPARHDVARRIDCGFLAELVMEHRIEDWEAAELARDLTYNLVKKAYRL
- a CDS encoding family 43 glycosylhydrolase — protein: MSMDRREALRAALIGGAGLAAGGLRGEAAAAREPGAGNSPPPPAPAPVHWRRGFDNQRIADLGATATGGIMLNPVLSGDRPDPAILKDGEDYYLTFSSFDSYPGLTIWHSRDLVNWQPRKPALTRNIGSVWAVSLEKHKGRYFLYIPVKAEPNEIYVIWADHIDGPWSDPKPLGLHEHIDPCHAVGEDGSRWLFLSGGDRVRLTEDGLSLAGKVEHVYDPWHYPEDWDVEGFSPEGPKIHRHGNWFYMLTAVGGTAGPPTGHMVIAARARSIHGPWEQHPGNPLVRTENQSEAWWSRGHASLVEGPDKRWYTLYHGFENGFWTLGRQCLLDTIEWTGDGWFRMTGGDLSQPLPVPKVARPLPHGMALSDDFSKPLAMGAKWSFFRPAPDEASRVRVENGALHLKGKGLAPSSGSPLLLVAGDTSYRFECDIEIPPGGTAGLVLFYDDKLYAGLGFDQTRFVTHQYGMERGRPANPLGRRMKMRVTNRRHIVSYHTSGDGGKTWKRFDRGMEVSGYHHNVRGGFLMLRPGLYAAGEGEAIFRDFRFTALED
- a CDS encoding alpha/beta hydrolase, with the translated sequence MTFDRRSFMAASLVSGLVAGDAMAQTAPPVATGKPRAPGLPQPAETIDLWPRGAPGLPTKALTETVDERSSDELVTDRAVYGITRPRMAVFRPDRPNGAAVLLTPGGGYKWVVVDKEGYEMARWLTARGFTAFVLFYRLPGEGWASGPDTPLIDAQRAMRLIRHRARDFAIDPERVAAMGFSAGGHVCASLAARFAAAVYAPVDAADRLSAKPFCAAPIYPVVSMDPAIAHAGSRDLLLGPAPTPALEATYSPDRTVPADAPPHWLLHAEDDDAVPAENTVRLRAALKARGIPVEAHFFEHGGHGFGLRKAIGKPVEAWPELWRAWARTKGLG